One window from the genome of Terriglobia bacterium encodes:
- the topA gene encoding type I DNA topoisomerase — MANSLVIVESPAKAKTIKKYLGRGFDVKASVGHIKDLPKNKLGVDVDDDFTPHYGIIPSKEKVVRELRAAAKTSKVIYLAADPDREGEAICQHLAEELGSKSKEIYRVLFHEITRNAIEEAFQHPGRVNAHKVEAQLARRILDRLVGYKISPLLWDKVRRGLSAGRVQTVALRMIVDREQEIRAFKSEEYWNLAARLGGHVPPEFTAKATSVNGEKWKVSDGETAHAIVEELRGAAFVVQKIHRREKKRYPVPPFITSNLQQEAAHTLSFTVKKTMLLAQRLYEGVEIGEEGAVGLITYMRTDSTRVAETALSEVRDLIRSQYGQSYLPHHPIYYKSKKTAQEAHEAIRPTSAARSPEGLEHLLEPDLWKLYRLIWQRFVASQMSPALFDQTDVVIEAGRVEFKATGSVLKFDGFLAVYREAKPAASKPEAQAEDQEALLPELAEGEHLEVKALQPTQHFTQPPPRYNEASLVKSLEARGIGRPSTYASILSTIQDREYVHKRQGRFYPTETGELVVDLLIESFRDIFDYEYTARMEDHLDRIESGRERWQDAMRSFWQRFSQRLAAAVTHMRDVKTEEIPTDEVCEKCGSGMVIKWGKFGRFMACSAYPECKNTREIPKNGTEAGTDAPEVEEIECEKCGRPMVLKRGRFGEFLACSGYPECRNTKKIVTGTDSVEVKQDIPLEEKCPVCGKHLAVKHGRFGAYTACSDYPNCKYIKLKTTGVQCPRGCGGEIVERKSRRGKTFYGCSNYPECDFVLWNKPVAKPCPKCSAAFTVVKTTKRSGTLRFCNDRKCGFKEPYEEE, encoded by the coding sequence ATGGCAAACTCACTGGTAATCGTCGAATCGCCGGCCAAAGCCAAGACCATCAAGAAATACCTTGGCAGGGGTTTTGACGTTAAGGCTTCCGTCGGACACATCAAGGACCTGCCCAAAAACAAGCTGGGTGTCGATGTCGACGATGATTTCACGCCCCACTACGGCATCATCCCCTCCAAAGAAAAGGTGGTCCGGGAACTCCGGGCTGCCGCTAAGACCTCCAAGGTCATCTATCTAGCGGCAGACCCTGATCGTGAAGGAGAGGCGATCTGCCAGCATCTGGCCGAAGAACTGGGCAGCAAGTCGAAGGAAATCTATCGGGTCCTGTTTCACGAGATCACCAGGAACGCGATCGAAGAAGCATTCCAGCATCCCGGGCGGGTCAACGCCCACAAGGTAGAAGCCCAACTGGCGCGCCGCATTCTGGACCGCCTTGTCGGCTACAAGATCAGCCCCTTACTCTGGGACAAGGTCAGGCGGGGCTTGTCCGCGGGCCGCGTCCAGACAGTAGCCTTGCGCATGATCGTAGATCGGGAGCAGGAAATTCGAGCGTTCAAGTCGGAAGAATACTGGAATCTGGCCGCGCGCCTCGGCGGCCACGTTCCCCCGGAGTTCACCGCCAAGGCCACCAGCGTAAATGGAGAGAAATGGAAAGTCAGCGACGGAGAGACGGCGCATGCGATTGTCGAGGAATTGCGCGGGGCCGCATTTGTGGTCCAGAAGATTCACCGCAGAGAAAAAAAGCGCTATCCCGTGCCTCCCTTCATCACCAGCAACCTGCAACAGGAGGCTGCGCACACGCTGAGCTTTACCGTCAAAAAGACGATGCTCCTGGCGCAGAGGCTGTATGAAGGAGTCGAGATCGGGGAGGAAGGGGCCGTCGGGCTGATAACCTACATGCGCACGGACTCCACGCGTGTCGCTGAGACCGCACTGAGCGAGGTGCGCGACTTGATCCGGAGCCAGTACGGGCAATCCTATCTGCCGCATCATCCGATTTACTACAAATCAAAAAAGACGGCTCAGGAAGCACATGAAGCCATTCGCCCGACGTCGGCGGCGCGCTCTCCGGAAGGCCTCGAGCATCTACTGGAACCGGACCTCTGGAAGCTTTACAGGCTGATCTGGCAGAGGTTTGTTGCTTCCCAAATGAGCCCTGCCCTTTTTGATCAGACAGACGTCGTCATCGAGGCGGGCCGAGTGGAATTCAAGGCCACCGGATCGGTGCTCAAGTTCGACGGTTTCCTGGCTGTCTACCGGGAGGCCAAACCTGCGGCAAGCAAGCCTGAAGCGCAGGCTGAAGACCAGGAAGCCCTGTTGCCGGAGCTTGCCGAAGGCGAGCACCTGGAAGTCAAAGCCCTGCAACCGACGCAGCACTTCACCCAACCACCTCCGCGATACAACGAAGCCAGCCTGGTTAAATCCCTGGAAGCGCGCGGCATCGGACGTCCCAGCACCTATGCTTCCATCCTCAGCACTATTCAAGACCGCGAATACGTCCACAAGCGACAGGGGAGATTCTATCCGACCGAGACTGGCGAATTGGTGGTAGATCTGCTGATCGAGAGCTTCAGGGACATATTCGACTACGAATACACGGCCCGCATGGAGGACCATCTGGACCGGATCGAATCGGGACGCGAACGATGGCAGGATGCCATGCGCAGCTTCTGGCAGCGCTTCTCGCAACGACTCGCCGCCGCCGTAACCCACATGCGGGACGTCAAAACCGAGGAGATCCCCACCGACGAAGTCTGCGAGAAGTGCGGCAGCGGCATGGTGATCAAGTGGGGCAAGTTCGGGCGTTTCATGGCCTGCTCTGCCTACCCGGAATGCAAAAACACCCGCGAGATTCCGAAGAACGGCACCGAGGCCGGTACCGATGCGCCGGAGGTCGAAGAGATCGAGTGCGAAAAATGCGGCCGGCCGATGGTCCTGAAAAGGGGCCGTTTCGGCGAGTTCCTCGCCTGCTCCGGCTATCCCGAATGCCGCAACACCAAGAAGATCGTAACCGGGACCGATTCCGTCGAGGTCAAACAGGACATCCCACTCGAAGAAAAATGTCCCGTGTGCGGGAAGCACCTGGCCGTCAAGCACGGGCGTTTTGGCGCATACACGGCCTGCAGCGACTACCCGAACTGCAAGTACATCAAGCTTAAAACCACGGGTGTCCAGTGCCCCCGGGGCTGCGGCGGGGAGATCGTGGAGCGGAAGTCCCGGCGCGGCAAGACCTTCTACGGCTGCTCCAATTACCCCGAGTGCGACTTTGTGCTTTGGAACAAGCCGGTGGCCAAACCGTGCCCAAAATGCAGCGCGGCTTTTACTGTTGTAAAAACCACCAAGCGCTCGGGCACCTTGCGGTTCTGCAACGACAGGAAATGCGGCTTTAAAGAACCCTACGAGGAAGAGTAG
- the thiI gene encoding tRNA 4-thiouridine(8) synthase ThiI, with protein sequence MNQVVLAHYHEINLKGNNRGWFENRLHQHVESLLHDLVHDGVRRYAGRLLIALKPDSPLAEIERRLRWVSGIANFAFTWEVPADVESILAGVSSLIQARKFVSFKIDTRRGTKDFPLNSQQLNEKLGQFVQKLTGAAVRMENPDLTCYVEIVGPRAFLYFTKIPGCGGLPAQTGGKVLCLLSGGIDSPVAAYRLLRRGCQVRFVHYHSFPHTTTESQDKVRRIIRVLGRYQLKGKLHLIPFAEVQREIVAFAPPPLRVVLYRRFMVRIAEAMALREGVGALVTGDSLGQVASQTLENLRVVSAAATELPIFRPLVGDDKEDIIRVAREIGTYEISILPDQDCCTLFVPRHPETMASLEQIARAESLLDLPRLTAAALASATSEMIMPDFAAVPAHTS encoded by the coding sequence GTGAATCAAGTCGTTCTTGCGCATTATCATGAAATCAACCTTAAAGGGAACAATCGGGGCTGGTTTGAGAACCGGCTCCACCAGCATGTGGAGTCTTTGCTCCACGATCTCGTCCATGACGGCGTGCGCCGCTATGCAGGACGTCTGCTGATAGCACTCAAACCGGATTCCCCACTTGCTGAGATCGAACGGCGCCTCCGATGGGTGTCCGGCATAGCCAACTTCGCGTTTACCTGGGAGGTGCCGGCGGATGTGGAATCCATCCTTGCGGGCGTGTCCTCTCTGATTCAGGCCAGGAAATTTGTCTCATTCAAGATCGACACGCGCCGCGGGACCAAGGACTTTCCGCTGAATTCACAGCAGCTCAACGAGAAGCTGGGACAGTTCGTCCAGAAGCTGACCGGTGCCGCAGTGCGCATGGAGAATCCCGACCTGACCTGTTACGTCGAAATCGTGGGCCCGCGCGCCTTTCTCTATTTCACCAAGATCCCGGGCTGCGGCGGATTGCCTGCTCAAACAGGCGGTAAGGTTCTCTGCCTGCTATCGGGGGGAATCGACTCTCCTGTAGCCGCCTATCGCCTGTTGCGCCGGGGGTGTCAGGTTCGGTTTGTCCATTACCACAGCTTCCCCCACACCACGACAGAGTCGCAGGATAAGGTCCGGCGCATCATCCGGGTGCTGGGACGCTACCAGCTGAAAGGGAAGCTTCACCTCATCCCTTTCGCGGAAGTGCAACGTGAAATTGTCGCCTTCGCGCCCCCACCTCTACGTGTTGTTCTGTACCGTCGCTTCATGGTCCGCATCGCGGAAGCAATGGCCCTCAGGGAGGGAGTGGGCGCTCTGGTGACCGGCGACAGTCTGGGCCAGGTGGCCAGTCAGACTCTCGAAAACCTGCGCGTCGTCTCGGCTGCAGCCACGGAGCTCCCGATCTTCCGGCCGCTCGTCGGGGACGACAAGGAGGATATCATCCGGGTGGCGCGCGAGATCGGCACTTATGAAATCAGCATCCTGCCGGACCAGGATTGCTGCACTCTCTTCGTACCGCGGCACCCCGAGACTATGGCAAGCTTGGAGCAGATTGCCAGGGCCGAGAGCCTGCTCGATCTGCCGCGCCTGACGGCCGCAGCCCTGGCCTCGGCGACCAGTGAAATGATCATGCCTGACTTTGCCGCCGTGCCGGCGCACACTTCCTGA
- a CDS encoding RluA family pseudouridine synthase, whose protein sequence is MIDHSKCFQVPSDAARVRLDRYLLELEPGQSRSQIQGWIRSGSVLVNNSRTKTGYLLRPGDVISLQLKLASPQLQPQPENIPLHVIYQDEDLAVVDKPAGLVCHAGAGVPSGTLVNALLYHLGPLQTGDALRPGIVHRLDKLTSGLLVIAKNLETHRALARQFKSRQVKKEYLALVYGRPIPPAGTIDMPLGRDLRDRKKISVRSRRRRAAVTHYREAGDYGPFSLLRVRIETGRTHQIRVHLAQMGHPVAGDILYGGNRSRNLADARLRSAVRDLRRHFLHAQRLEFRHPRTGENLSFTAGLPPELTDFLILLQHHNSEANT, encoded by the coding sequence GTGATCGATCACAGCAAATGCTTCCAGGTTCCATCTGATGCCGCACGAGTCCGGCTGGACCGCTATCTGTTGGAACTGGAGCCGGGCCAAAGTCGTTCGCAGATACAAGGATGGATCCGCAGCGGAAGCGTTCTGGTCAACAACTCCCGGACAAAAACCGGCTATCTGCTGAGGCCGGGTGACGTCATTTCCCTCCAGCTGAAGCTCGCATCTCCACAGCTCCAGCCTCAGCCGGAGAACATCCCCCTCCATGTGATCTATCAGGATGAAGATCTCGCGGTGGTTGATAAACCCGCCGGGCTGGTCTGCCATGCCGGCGCCGGCGTGCCTTCAGGGACGCTGGTCAATGCGCTGCTGTACCACCTGGGCCCGCTGCAGACCGGAGACGCCTTGCGGCCAGGCATCGTCCACCGCCTCGACAAGCTTACCAGCGGCCTTCTGGTGATAGCCAAGAATCTGGAAACGCATCGGGCACTTGCGCGCCAGTTCAAGAGCCGCCAGGTGAAAAAAGAATACCTGGCTCTTGTCTACGGGCGTCCCATCCCGCCTGCGGGAACCATCGACATGCCGCTGGGTCGCGATCTCAGGGACAGAAAGAAGATCTCCGTACGCTCCCGGCGGCGGCGCGCAGCAGTCACTCACTATCGCGAAGCGGGGGATTATGGACCCTTTTCCCTGCTGCGCGTACGCATAGAGACCGGTCGAACCCATCAGATTCGAGTGCATCTCGCCCAGATGGGGCACCCGGTGGCAGGGGACATCCTCTATGGCGGCAACCGCTCAAGAAACCTGGCAGATGCACGGCTGCGATCGGCAGTCCGAGATCTGCGGCGGCACTTCCTGCATGCCCAACGGCTGGAATTCCGCCACCCTCGAACTGGAGAAAATCTCTCTTTCACCGCCGGGTTGCCGCCTGAGCTGACGGATTTTCTGATTCTGCTTCAACACCATAATTCAGAAGCAAATACTTAA
- a CDS encoding DUF362 domain-containing protein yields the protein MNRLTKFSASAGAVTRREFAHRAGLGIAGFALARRGHPAQEAPHSQLALARNPERRLAIGAALNLLGRIDFGGRDLYLKANFNSPDPFPATTHPDTLSAVVGFLRERNCGRITLVERSGMGSTLDIWDKLGVPGLAQQLDLNLVALDDLPAEQWRKEDLPGSNWKAGIEVPKFLDRDTYLVQICNLKTHRFGGVFSASLKNSIGLVAKFGRLNAGYNYMRELHSSSQQGAMIAEVNLAYEPKLIIMDAMQVFASGGPEAGELAMPEVVLASADRVAIDAAGVALLRLQREGPEQQLNRRAVYEQDQLKRAAELDLGAKSADEMRFLTADARGAMLASQLEGIIQELPKPKK from the coding sequence ATGAATCGACTCACGAAATTCAGCGCCTCTGCCGGCGCGGTCACGCGCCGCGAGTTCGCGCACCGGGCTGGCCTGGGGATCGCGGGTTTTGCTCTGGCACGCAGGGGCCATCCCGCGCAGGAGGCGCCCCATTCCCAGCTGGCCCTGGCTCGAAACCCAGAACGCCGTCTTGCCATTGGGGCTGCGCTCAACCTGTTGGGGAGAATCGATTTCGGCGGCAGAGACCTTTACCTCAAGGCGAACTTCAACAGCCCTGACCCGTTTCCGGCGACGACTCATCCCGACACCCTCAGCGCGGTCGTCGGCTTCCTCAGAGAGCGCAACTGCGGCCGCATTACGCTTGTCGAACGTAGCGGCATGGGATCGACGTTGGACATATGGGATAAGCTGGGAGTTCCTGGCCTGGCGCAGCAGCTTGATCTGAATTTGGTGGCACTCGACGACCTGCCGGCCGAGCAATGGCGCAAGGAGGATCTGCCGGGCTCCAACTGGAAGGCAGGCATTGAAGTTCCCAAGTTCCTCGATCGTGACACCTATCTGGTTCAGATCTGCAACCTGAAGACCCACCGGTTCGGGGGTGTGTTTAGCGCCAGCCTCAAGAATTCCATCGGCTTGGTGGCAAAATTCGGCCGGCTCAATGCCGGCTACAATTACATGAGGGAGTTGCACTCGTCATCCCAGCAGGGCGCCATGATTGCCGAGGTGAACCTCGCCTACGAGCCAAAACTCATCATCATGGATGCGATGCAGGTGTTTGCCAGCGGCGGTCCCGAAGCAGGTGAACTGGCTATGCCCGAAGTGGTGCTGGCATCCGCGGACCGCGTGGCGATCGATGCTGCCGGGGTGGCCCTGCTTCGCCTCCAGCGCGAAGGACCCGAACAACAGCTGAACCGGCGCGCCGTATACGAGCAGGATCAGCTGAAGCGCGCGGCCGAACTCGACCTCGGGGCGAAAAGTGCCGACGAAATGCGCTTCCTGACTGCGGACGCGCGGGGTGCGATGCTGGCCTCGCAACTCGAAGGGATCATCCAGGAATTGCCCAAGCCCAAAAAATAA
- a CDS encoding VWA domain-containing protein yields the protein MLRFGLAAAFGFTLVLQPYVQSNQGPGRTSAQSDKQRLPGRISDQTYRVPVDLVNVFVSVYNKDTKSFVTNLAREDFTVYEDGKKQEITNFAREANLPLTLGLLVDTSNSVAPKLKFEQEAASNFFYTVLKPGDRAMLVEFDSAVTMSQDFTNDPNKLAKQIKLMQAAGNTALYDAIVRTCDEKLIRETGRKAIVILSDGDDSASTETLERARQMAVTAEATIFSISVNRGGFFGVGGDTRAGDKVLRQLATETGGQALFPFQVEELDSSFREISQELRSQYNIGYVSSNLLRDGGYRKIEVKVAEKNLQLHYRKGYFAPTGKQ from the coding sequence ATGTTGCGCTTCGGTCTGGCCGCTGCTTTCGGTTTTACCCTTGTCTTGCAGCCTTATGTGCAATCCAACCAGGGCCCCGGGCGCACCTCTGCGCAGTCGGACAAGCAGCGGCTTCCCGGTCGGATCTCGGACCAAACCTACCGGGTTCCCGTCGATCTGGTCAATGTCTTCGTCTCGGTCTATAACAAGGACACCAAGTCTTTTGTAACCAATCTGGCGCGCGAAGATTTCACCGTGTACGAGGACGGGAAAAAGCAGGAGATCACCAATTTTGCGCGCGAAGCCAATCTTCCGCTGACATTGGGGCTGCTGGTCGACACCAGCAACAGTGTGGCACCCAAACTCAAATTTGAACAGGAGGCAGCGAGCAACTTTTTTTACACCGTGCTGAAACCAGGTGATCGGGCCATGCTGGTTGAGTTTGACTCTGCCGTGACAATGTCCCAGGACTTTACCAACGACCCAAACAAACTTGCCAAGCAGATCAAGTTGATGCAGGCCGCCGGCAACACCGCGCTCTACGATGCTATCGTCAGAACCTGCGACGAGAAACTGATTCGCGAGACCGGCCGCAAGGCCATCGTGATCTTGTCCGACGGAGACGATTCGGCAAGTACGGAAACTCTCGAGCGGGCTCGGCAGATGGCAGTAACCGCCGAAGCAACGATTTTTTCGATCAGTGTCAACCGCGGCGGATTTTTCGGGGTCGGCGGTGACACTAGGGCTGGAGACAAAGTATTGAGGCAGCTTGCCACCGAGACAGGCGGCCAAGCGCTCTTTCCCTTCCAGGTTGAGGAATTGGATAGCTCCTTCCGGGAGATCAGCCAAGAGCTACGCAGCCAATACAACATCGGCTATGTTTCCAGCAATCTCCTGCGGGACGGCGGCTATCGCAAGATCGAGGTCAAGGTGGCTGAAAAAAACCTGCAGCTCCACTATCGCAAGGGATACTTCGCTCCAACCGGCAAACAATGA
- a CDS encoding M28 family peptidase, with product MRNAIRIHLILVMFASAACAQSPSAATPPLSGEKAMEHVRAQVAFGPRPPGSEALERCREYLVRQLEGFGYQVEKDTFEAATPYGPKKMVNLIARKKLGGDSIIAMASHYDTKYFEKVRFVGANDAGSSTGLLLELARVLAARKDSFDYWFLFLDGEEAFIDWSTFDSTYGSRHLAKRWQEEGTAPKVRALILLDMIGDKNLDLLKDTNSTPWLMDLVWNTAVEEGFRDILSNTPSAVEDDHIPFLDVKIPCVDIIDLNYTPWHTEGDTLDKISAASMEKVGKLVLAVLPKLERRLTGR from the coding sequence ATGCGCAACGCAATCCGCATTCATCTGATTCTGGTGATGTTCGCTTCCGCCGCTTGCGCCCAGTCTCCGAGCGCAGCAACGCCGCCATTAAGCGGCGAAAAAGCCATGGAGCATGTCCGCGCCCAGGTTGCATTCGGACCCCGTCCGCCGGGATCCGAAGCGCTGGAACGGTGCCGGGAGTACCTGGTCCGGCAACTCGAAGGCTTCGGCTATCAGGTCGAGAAGGACACTTTTGAAGCGGCCACCCCCTATGGACCGAAGAAGATGGTCAATCTCATCGCGCGCAAGAAATTGGGGGGCGACAGCATCATCGCGATGGCGAGTCACTACGACACCAAGTACTTCGAGAAGGTGCGCTTTGTCGGTGCCAACGACGCGGGAAGCAGCACGGGTTTGCTGCTGGAACTGGCCCGGGTGCTTGCCGCCAGGAAGGACAGTTTTGATTATTGGTTCCTCTTTCTCGACGGCGAAGAGGCCTTCATCGATTGGAGCACATTCGACAGTACCTATGGCAGCCGGCACCTCGCCAAACGATGGCAGGAAGAGGGAACGGCCCCTAAGGTGCGTGCTCTCATCCTCCTGGACATGATCGGCGATAAAAACCTCGATCTGCTCAAAGATACCAACTCCACACCTTGGTTGATGGATCTCGTCTGGAATACGGCCGTCGAGGAGGGCTTCCGCGATATTCTCTCTAACACACCGTCTGCCGTGGAGGACGATCACATACCGTTCCTCGATGTCAAGATTCCCTGCGTGGACATTATCGATTTGAACTACACCCCGTGGCACACGGAGGGCGACACCCTGGATAAGATCAGTGCCGCGAGCATGGAGAAAGTGGGGAAACTGGTGCTTGCCGTGCTGCCGAAGCTGGAGCGCAGGCTGACAGGCCGTTGA
- the lgt gene encoding prolipoprotein diacylglyceryl transferase: protein MYPKLFELGPLAIHTYGLLLALAFIVGIWLASRNAAKAGLNPDSIWNLGLIIIFSALVGAKLLLFISDYSYYSENPREIFSLATLRSSGVYYGGLLLALAASAWYMRKSKLPSWQVADITAPGIALGQSIGRLGCLSAGCCYGKPTHMPWGITFTNPYSAENVGVPLNIALHPTQIYESVGTLLLFIFLMWRLGKKHFTGQIILEYLMSYAALRFVIEFFRGDEDRGFVLHGLLSISQFIGILTILGAAAAFFYLRYRHREAPEV, encoded by the coding sequence ATGTATCCAAAACTATTCGAATTGGGTCCGCTCGCGATCCACACCTACGGCCTGCTCCTGGCCCTGGCATTCATCGTCGGGATCTGGCTGGCAAGCCGCAACGCGGCCAAGGCAGGCCTGAATCCGGATTCCATCTGGAACCTCGGACTGATCATCATTTTCTCCGCCCTGGTCGGCGCCAAACTCCTGCTCTTCATATCGGACTACTCCTATTACTCGGAGAATCCTCGCGAGATTTTCTCGCTTGCCACTCTGCGGTCCAGCGGCGTTTATTACGGAGGCCTGCTGCTGGCCCTGGCAGCCTCGGCCTGGTATATGCGCAAGTCCAAGCTTCCGAGCTGGCAGGTGGCCGATATTACCGCCCCTGGAATCGCATTGGGGCAGTCGATTGGCCGCCTGGGATGCCTCTCGGCGGGCTGCTGTTACGGGAAGCCGACCCACATGCCCTGGGGCATCACTTTTACCAACCCGTACTCGGCTGAGAACGTCGGGGTGCCGCTCAATATCGCGCTCCATCCAACGCAGATCTATGAATCCGTGGGAACGTTGTTGCTGTTCATCTTTCTGATGTGGCGGCTGGGCAAGAAACATTTCACCGGGCAAATCATACTGGAGTATCTGATGTCATATGCGGCGCTGCGGTTCGTCATCGAGTTTTTCCGCGGCGACGAGGATCGGGGATTCGTGTTGCACGGCCTGCTGTCTATATCCCAATTCATAGGAATCTTGACGATTCTGGGAGCGGCGGCAGCCTTTTTCTATCTGCGGTATCGCCACCGTGAGGCGCCCGAGGTGTGA
- the fusA gene encoding elongation factor G, protein MRVYESESIRNVAIIGHGTSGKTSLTSAMLFDAGAINRLARVEDGNTVTDYEEEEIERKISISSALAYCEWNKKKINILDTPGYRPFLTDTKLVLRAADAAVVVIDAVAGVEVQTEKVWEYATEFDLPRILVINKMDRDNASFERALASIEEAFGRSGVPIQLPIGSEREFTGVIDILAGKAYRFERDGAGKFQTAEVPAEHKETLQQAREKLIEMVAEGSDELMEKFFAEGTLSPSDLLQGLKKSVHARNLFPILCTSANFNIGVPQILDAIVDLLPPPGIEKVAGINPKTNEPVERDVSSKDPYAAYVVKTVADPFTGRISIIRLYSGVMRSDTTYNNQTKGKQEKFGPLQGLQGKTMTPVGEVHAGDFFAVTKLRETSTGDTLCDPSQPILFPAVEIPEPSITFAIEPKARGDEDKISNALARIAEEDPAIKYNRDPQTKQLLLSGAGQLHVEVTVAKMRKRYGVEVILKTPKVPYRETIRGRADVQGRHKKQTGGHGQFGDCWIRMEPLPRGGSFEFVDEIFGGSIPRNFIPAVEKGVIESAGRGYLAGFPVVDFKVILYDGSYHPVDSSEMAFKIAGSLAFKKAMEQAQPVLLEPIMDVEIITPQEYAGDLMGDLTSRRGRLQGMDMKRDMQVIKAEVPMAEMVTYAPVLTSMTGGRGVYHMEFSHYDEVPAHIAQKIIEEANKDKKAEEE, encoded by the coding sequence ATGAGGGTTTACGAGAGTGAATCCATACGGAATGTCGCGATCATCGGGCATGGCACTTCAGGCAAGACATCTCTGACTTCGGCCATGCTGTTCGATGCCGGCGCCATCAATCGGCTTGCCCGTGTCGAGGACGGGAACACAGTTACCGACTACGAAGAGGAGGAAATTGAACGCAAGATCTCCATAAGCAGCGCATTGGCTTATTGCGAGTGGAACAAGAAGAAAATCAACATCCTCGATACGCCGGGGTATCGCCCCTTCCTGACGGATACCAAGCTGGTTCTGCGCGCCGCCGATGCGGCTGTCGTTGTCATCGATGCCGTCGCAGGAGTGGAGGTTCAGACCGAGAAGGTATGGGAATATGCAACGGAGTTCGATCTGCCGCGCATCCTGGTCATCAACAAAATGGATCGTGACAATGCCAGCTTTGAGCGGGCGCTGGCTTCAATTGAAGAGGCCTTCGGCCGCTCCGGGGTTCCGATCCAGCTTCCCATCGGCTCCGAACGCGAGTTCACGGGTGTGATCGATATCCTCGCCGGCAAGGCCTATCGCTTCGAGAGAGATGGGGCCGGAAAATTCCAGACCGCAGAGGTGCCAGCCGAGCATAAGGAAACACTGCAACAGGCGCGGGAAAAGCTGATCGAGATGGTGGCCGAGGGGAGCGACGAACTGATGGAGAAGTTTTTCGCCGAGGGTACGTTGTCGCCTTCCGATCTGCTGCAGGGCCTAAAAAAGAGCGTTCATGCCCGCAACCTGTTCCCCATCCTCTGCACGAGCGCCAATTTCAACATCGGCGTCCCGCAGATTTTGGACGCCATCGTGGACCTCCTTCCGCCTCCCGGCATCGAAAAGGTGGCCGGCATCAATCCCAAGACCAACGAACCGGTGGAACGCGACGTCAGCAGCAAGGACCCTTACGCCGCCTACGTGGTCAAGACAGTTGCGGACCCGTTTACCGGACGCATCAGCATTATCCGCCTCTACTCGGGCGTTATGCGGTCGGATACGACCTACAATAATCAAACCAAAGGCAAGCAGGAGAAGTTCGGCCCGCTCCAAGGCTTGCAGGGCAAGACCATGACTCCGGTGGGAGAGGTTCATGCAGGCGACTTCTTCGCCGTGACCAAGCTGCGGGAGACCAGCACGGGCGACACCCTCTGCGATCCTTCCCAGCCCATCCTGTTCCCTGCCGTGGAGATTCCCGAGCCGTCCATCACCTTCGCGATTGAACCCAAAGCCAGAGGGGACGAGGACAAGATCAGCAATGCCCTGGCACGCATCGCCGAGGAAGACCCGGCAATCAAATACAATCGCGATCCCCAAACCAAACAGCTGCTGCTGTCAGGCGCCGGCCAGCTCCACGTCGAAGTGACCGTCGCCAAAATGCGCAAGCGTTACGGCGTCGAGGTAATCCTGAAAACTCCCAAGGTCCCCTATCGCGAAACCATAAGGGGGAGGGCGGATGTCCAGGGGAGGCACAAGAAGCAGACCGGCGGTCACGGGCAATTCGGTGACTGCTGGATCAGGATGGAACCCTTGCCGCGCGGCGGGAGCTTCGAGTTCGTGGATGAGATCTTCGGCGGTTCCATTCCGCGGAACTTCATCCCTGCCGTGGAAAAGGGAGTCATCGAGTCGGCCGGGAGAGGCTATCTGGCCGGCTTCCCGGTGGTCGACTTTAAGGTCATCCTCTACGACGGCAGTTATCACCCCGTGGATTCATCGGAAATGGCATTCAAGATTGCCGGCAGCCTGGCATTCAAGAAAGCCATGGAACAGGCCCAGCCCGTCCTGCTCGAGCCCATCATGGATGTGGAGATCATCACCCCGCAGGAGTATGCCGGCGATTTGATGGGTGATCTGACCAGCAGGCGCGGAAGGCTTCAGGGCATGGACATGAAACGGGATATGCAGGTCATCAAAGCCGAGGTCCCCATGGCCGAAATGGTCACCTATGCGCCGGTCCTGACCTCGATGACCGGCGGTCGCGGCGTCTACCACATGGAGTTCTCACACTACGATGAAGTTCCGGCCCATATCGCCCAGAAGATCATCGAGGAAGCCAACAAGGACAAAAAGGCAGAGGAAGAATAA
- a CDS encoding BlaI/MecI/CopY family transcriptional regulator: MKKDLDSIILTRQELQIMKIIWDLGSATVKEVCIAISLQKRTAYTTVLTLMGILEEKGVLIHQRCGRAYNYRPLLSRAQATRNQVRDVVSRFFDGRPEKLIETVLKSENLTPERLDGLATLLKPREQHQVA; encoded by the coding sequence ATGAAAAAAGACCTTGACTCAATTATCCTCACGCGCCAGGAGCTGCAGATAATGAAAATAATCTGGGACCTGGGTTCGGCGACCGTCAAGGAGGTATGCATCGCGATATCGCTGCAGAAACGTACGGCATATACGACCGTCCTTACTTTGATGGGCATTCTTGAGGAAAAAGGGGTGTTGATTCACCAGCGTTGCGGGCGCGCTTACAACTACAGACCGCTTCTGTCCCGGGCGCAGGCGACGAGAAATCAGGTCAGGGATGTGGTATCGCGCTTTTTTGATGGAAGACCCGAGAAGTTGATTGAGACGGTTCTGAAGAGCGAGAACCTGACGCCGGAACGGCTTGATGGTTTAGCGACCCTGCTCAAACCGCGGGAGCAGCACCAGGTGGCCTGA